The following proteins are encoded in a genomic region of Ovis canadensis isolate MfBH-ARS-UI-01 breed Bighorn chromosome 12, ARS-UI_OviCan_v2, whole genome shotgun sequence:
- the BTG2 gene encoding protein BTG2 produces MLPEIAAAVGFLSSLLRTRGCVNEQRLQVFRGALQAALTEHYKHHWFPEKPSKGSGYRCIRINHKMDPIISKVASQIGLSQPQLHRLLPSELTLWVDPYEVSYRIGEDGSICVLYQEAPVATSYGLLTCKNQMILGRSSPSKNYIMAVSS; encoded by the exons ATGCTCCCGGAGATAGCCGCCGCCGTGGGCTTCCTCTCCAGCCTTCTGAGGACTCGGGGCTGCGTGAACGAGCAGCGACTGCAGGTGTTCCGCGGGGCTCTCCAGGCGGCGCTGACGG AGCACTACAAACACCATTGGTTTCCTGAAAAACCATCCAAGGGCTCTGGCTACCGCTGCATCCGCATCAACCACAAGATGGACCCCATCATCAGTAAAGTGGCTAGCCAGATTGGACTCAGCCAGCCTCAGCTGCACCGATTGCTGCCCAGTGAGCTGACCTTGTGGGTGGACCCCTATGAGGTGTCCTACCGCATTGGGGAGGATGGCTCCATCTGCGTCCTGTACCAGGAGGCCCCAGTGGCCACATCCTATGGACTTCTCACCTGCAAGAACCAAATGATACTGGGCAGGAGCAGTCCTTCAAAGAACTACATCATGGCAGTCTCCAGTTAG